One Cryobacterium psychrophilum DNA segment encodes these proteins:
- the rpoZ gene encoding DNA-directed RNA polymerase subunit omega, with translation MANKPTGIIDPPIDDLLSKVDSKYALVIFASKRARQINDYYADLHEGSLFDNVGPLVDSTVEDKPLSVALREINEDKLTSTPIVE, from the coding sequence ATGGCAAACAAGCCCACTGGCATCATTGACCCGCCCATCGACGACCTGCTCTCCAAGGTCGATTCCAAGTATGCACTCGTGATCTTCGCCTCCAAGCGTGCACGTCAGATCAACGACTACTACGCTGACCTGCACGAAGGCAGCCTCTTCGACAACGTGGGCCCGCTCGTCGACTCGACCGTCGAAGACAAGCCCCTGTCGGTGGCCCTTCGCGAGATCAACGAGGACAAGCTCACCTCTACTCCCATCGTCGAGTAA
- the gmk gene encoding guanylate kinase, translated as MAENRPTPPEVDRVAASRAAVAARRARARVKAQIASGERSALEVLGAALKDPLGVEGRLRVTEMLVSIPSIGVTKMQRIIHRLEISPSKRLGGLGRHQRDRLRDFLSDRPATRHGAPDSGLIVLAGPTAVGKGTVANHIRENYPDVHLSVSATTRAPRPGEVEGVSYFFVSDAAFDRMIESGELLEWATVHNAHRYGTPRGPVDAAITAGNSVLLEIDIQGARAVRRAMPEAKLVFLLPPTWEELVRRLIGRGTEDSAEQARRLETAKLELAAQGEFDYRIVNADASEAAREVVDLMQVRPAAETS; from the coding sequence GTGGCTGAAAACCGTCCCACCCCACCCGAAGTCGACCGGGTTGCAGCCTCGCGTGCTGCTGTTGCCGCGCGGCGTGCCAGAGCCAGGGTGAAAGCGCAGATCGCCTCCGGCGAGCGTTCGGCCCTCGAAGTTCTTGGCGCGGCGTTGAAAGACCCCCTCGGTGTGGAAGGACGTCTCCGGGTCACCGAGATGCTCGTGAGCATTCCCTCCATTGGCGTGACCAAGATGCAGCGCATCATCCACCGCCTCGAAATCTCCCCGTCAAAACGCCTCGGCGGCCTCGGACGCCACCAGCGCGATCGCCTGCGGGACTTTCTGTCCGACCGCCCGGCCACGCGCCACGGGGCACCCGACTCAGGACTCATTGTGCTTGCTGGCCCCACGGCCGTCGGCAAGGGCACGGTCGCAAACCATATTCGCGAGAATTACCCCGACGTGCATCTGTCCGTCTCGGCCACGACCCGTGCCCCGCGGCCGGGCGAAGTTGAGGGTGTCAGCTACTTCTTTGTCAGCGATGCAGCCTTCGACCGCATGATCGAATCGGGCGAACTGCTCGAATGGGCGACCGTGCACAACGCGCATCGCTACGGGACGCCTCGTGGACCGGTCGATGCAGCCATCACCGCCGGCAACAGTGTGCTGCTGGAGATCGACATCCAGGGCGCCAGGGCCGTACGCCGGGCCATGCCGGAGGCGAAACTCGTCTTTCTTCTGCCGCCCACTTGGGAGGAACTTGTGCGTCGGCTCATTGGTCGAGGCACCGAGGATTCCGCGGAACAGGCCCGCCGCTTGGAGACCGCCAAGCTCGAATTGGCCGCTCAGGGGGAGTTCGACTACCGAATTGTCAACGCAGACGCATCCGAAGCGGCCCGGGAGGTCGTAGACTTGATGCAGGTACGCCCTGCGGCGGAAACGTCGTAG
- the pyrF gene encoding orotidine-5'-phosphate decarboxylase, with protein MTVSTFGDRLGEAFAARGQLCVGIDPHSWLLAGWGLADSAAGAESFGRSVVAAAAGRAGIVKPQVAFFERFGSAGFVALERVLADARAAGLLVIGDVKRGDLGTSVEAYADAWLTPGSPLEVDAITVTPFMGVGSLQRPIEIALQHGKGLFLLAATSNPEAAGVQQAVVAGGPHAGLTVARAVLEDVARLNADAVTVTTPTFGSLGVVLGATLDLAEFGIDVAAAPKNCLTPVLAPGFGHQGGNIMDLVSIYGEYAGGVIVSESRSVLSQGSDRLAAAIERRVSEVGAVRG; from the coding sequence ATGACGGTCTCCACGTTCGGTGACCGCCTCGGTGAGGCGTTTGCCGCGCGTGGCCAGCTCTGCGTGGGTATTGACCCGCACAGCTGGCTGCTGGCGGGCTGGGGTCTGGCCGATTCGGCAGCCGGCGCGGAGTCTTTCGGCCGCTCGGTTGTTGCCGCAGCGGCCGGCCGGGCCGGGATCGTCAAACCGCAGGTCGCGTTCTTCGAACGTTTCGGCTCGGCCGGCTTCGTGGCCCTGGAACGCGTGCTCGCCGATGCGCGCGCCGCGGGACTGCTTGTCATCGGTGACGTCAAGCGGGGCGACCTGGGTACGAGCGTCGAGGCCTACGCCGACGCGTGGCTCACGCCGGGATCACCCCTCGAAGTGGATGCCATCACGGTGACACCCTTCATGGGCGTCGGCTCCCTCCAACGCCCCATCGAGATCGCCCTGCAACACGGCAAAGGGCTGTTCCTCCTCGCGGCGACGTCGAACCCCGAGGCAGCAGGCGTGCAGCAGGCCGTCGTCGCCGGCGGACCGCACGCCGGACTCACGGTTGCACGAGCCGTTCTCGAGGATGTCGCCCGGCTCAATGCCGATGCCGTCACGGTGACGACGCCCACATTCGGCTCTCTCGGGGTTGTGCTGGGAGCCACCCTCGACCTGGCAGAGTTCGGCATTGACGTTGCGGCGGCGCCAAAAAATTGCCTGACTCCTGTTCTCGCACCCGGCTTCGGACACCAAGGTGGGAATATCATGGATCTTGTCTCGATATATGGTGAATACGCCGGAGGGGTTATCGTAAGTGAGTCGCGTAGTGTCCTCTCCCAGGGTTCCGACCGGCTTGCGGCAGCGATCGAGCGCCGCGTTAGTGAAGTAGGAGCCGTCCGTGGCTGA
- the carB gene encoding carbamoyl-phosphate synthase large subunit — MPKRDDINSVLVIGSGPIVIGQACEFDYSGTQACRVLRAEGVRVILVNSNPATIMTDPDFADATYIEPITPEILETIIAKERPDAILPTLGGQTALNAAIQLHERGILEKYDVELIGASFEAINKGEDRQIFKQLVLDAGADVARSFIAHTVDEAVGFAEDLGYPLVVRPSFTMGGLGSGFAYTEQELRRIVGDGLHHSPTTEVLLEESILGWKEFELEMMRDTADNTVVVCSIENVDPVGVHTGDSITVAPALTLTDREYQNLRDISIDIIRAVGVDTGGCNIQFAINPADGRIIVIEMNPRVSRSSALASKATGFPIAKIAAKLALGYRLDEIPNDITGVTPASFEPTLDYVVVKVPRFAFEKFPAADPRLTTTMKSVGEAMAIGRNYASALQKALRSLEKRGSSFHWGTEDRTVDELLIEAEIPTDGRIVTVQQALRKGATIAQVFEATKIDPWFIDQIVLINEVADSVARADRLDRDVLLHAKDHGFSDTQIGELRGFGEADVRKVRHILGLRPVFKTVDTCAGEFPALTPYHYSSYDQETEVIPSDRKKVVILGSGPNRIGQGVEFDYSCVHASFALSDAGYETIMINCNPETVSTDYDTSDRLYFEPLTLEDVLEVIHAESLSGELVGVVVQLGGQTALGLAKGLEAAGIPILGTSPDAIDLAEERGLFSGILDAAGLLAPRNAVAIDYAGAVVAAEEIGYPVLVRPSYVLGGRGMEIVYDSASLSDYFARMAGQGIIGPSHPLLVDRFLDDAIEIDVDAIYDGHELYIGGVMEHIEEAGIHSGDSSCTLPPVTLGRAEIDRVREATLGIAQGIGVRGLLNVQFAIGAGVLYVLEANPRASRTVPFVAKALGITLAKAAALIMVGKTIAELKASGQLPEIDGSRVPMEAPVAVKEAVLPFNRFRTPEGDVVDSILGPEMRSTGEVMGIDRDFPRAFAKSQLAAYGGIPLSGTVFVSVSDRDKRAIILPMLRLQQLGYEIAATEGTAEVLQRNGIQARIVTKYSEKSGEQDVSIVELIRREEVQIVINTPGGRTARADGYEIRAAAVAGDLPLFTTIAELSAAVASIDAIRGGFEVTSLQEYTVAREALL; from the coding sequence ATGCCCAAGCGCGACGATATCAACAGCGTCCTTGTCATTGGATCCGGCCCGATCGTCATCGGCCAGGCCTGTGAGTTCGACTACTCGGGAACGCAGGCCTGCCGCGTGCTGCGGGCCGAGGGCGTACGCGTCATCCTGGTCAACTCCAACCCGGCCACGATCATGACCGATCCCGACTTCGCGGATGCCACATACATCGAGCCGATCACCCCGGAGATCCTCGAAACCATCATTGCCAAGGAACGCCCCGACGCGATCCTCCCCACCCTCGGCGGCCAGACCGCGCTCAACGCGGCGATCCAGCTGCACGAACGCGGAATCCTCGAGAAGTACGACGTGGAACTCATCGGCGCAAGCTTCGAAGCGATCAACAAGGGCGAAGACCGCCAGATCTTCAAGCAGCTCGTGCTCGACGCTGGCGCCGACGTTGCTCGCTCGTTCATCGCGCACACGGTCGACGAGGCCGTTGGCTTTGCCGAAGACCTCGGGTACCCGCTTGTGGTGCGCCCGTCCTTCACCATGGGCGGACTCGGCAGCGGGTTCGCGTACACCGAGCAGGAGCTGCGCCGCATTGTGGGGGATGGCCTGCACCACAGCCCCACCACCGAGGTGCTCCTGGAAGAATCCATCCTCGGTTGGAAGGAGTTCGAGCTCGAAATGATGCGCGACACCGCCGACAACACGGTCGTCGTCTGCTCCATCGAGAACGTCGACCCCGTCGGCGTGCACACGGGAGACTCCATCACGGTCGCCCCGGCGCTCACGCTGACCGACCGTGAGTACCAGAACCTGCGCGACATCAGCATCGACATCATCCGCGCCGTCGGCGTCGACACCGGTGGCTGCAACATCCAGTTCGCGATCAACCCGGCCGACGGCCGCATCATCGTGATCGAGATGAACCCGCGCGTGTCCCGCTCCTCGGCACTCGCGAGCAAGGCAACGGGCTTCCCGATCGCCAAGATCGCCGCCAAGCTTGCCCTCGGGTACCGTCTCGACGAGATCCCCAACGACATCACCGGCGTGACCCCGGCAAGCTTCGAACCGACCCTCGACTACGTGGTCGTCAAGGTGCCGCGCTTCGCCTTCGAGAAGTTTCCCGCCGCCGACCCCCGCCTCACCACCACCATGAAGTCGGTCGGTGAGGCCATGGCGATCGGCCGCAACTACGCCTCCGCCCTGCAGAAGGCCCTCCGCTCGCTGGAGAAGCGCGGGTCCTCATTCCACTGGGGCACCGAGGACCGCACTGTCGACGAACTGCTCATCGAAGCGGAAATTCCCACGGACGGTCGCATCGTCACCGTGCAGCAGGCGCTGCGCAAGGGTGCCACCATTGCGCAGGTCTTCGAAGCCACCAAGATCGACCCGTGGTTCATCGACCAGATCGTGCTCATCAACGAGGTCGCCGACTCCGTTGCCCGCGCCGACCGCCTCGACCGTGACGTGCTGCTCCACGCGAAGGACCACGGTTTCTCCGACACCCAGATCGGCGAGCTCCGGGGCTTCGGCGAAGCGGATGTCCGCAAGGTGCGTCACATTCTCGGCTTGCGTCCCGTCTTCAAGACCGTCGACACCTGCGCGGGGGAGTTCCCGGCCCTCACGCCGTATCACTACTCGAGCTACGACCAGGAGACGGAGGTCATCCCGAGCGACCGCAAGAAGGTCGTCATCCTCGGTTCCGGCCCCAACCGCATCGGCCAGGGTGTCGAGTTCGACTACTCCTGCGTGCACGCCTCCTTCGCCCTGTCCGACGCCGGGTACGAGACGATCATGATCAACTGCAACCCGGAGACGGTATCGACCGACTACGACACCTCCGATCGCCTCTACTTCGAGCCCCTCACCCTGGAAGACGTGCTTGAGGTCATCCACGCGGAGAGCCTCAGCGGCGAACTGGTGGGCGTGGTCGTTCAGCTCGGCGGCCAGACCGCCCTCGGCCTGGCCAAGGGCCTCGAGGCCGCAGGGATCCCGATTCTCGGCACCAGCCCGGACGCCATCGACCTTGCCGAGGAACGCGGACTGTTCTCGGGCATTCTTGACGCGGCGGGTCTGCTCGCGCCGCGTAACGCCGTGGCCATCGACTACGCCGGTGCCGTTGTCGCCGCGGAAGAGATCGGCTATCCCGTGCTGGTGCGCCCGAGCTACGTGCTCGGCGGGCGAGGCATGGAGATCGTCTATGACTCCGCCTCCCTCTCGGACTACTTCGCGCGCATGGCAGGGCAGGGCATCATCGGCCCGTCGCATCCGCTCCTCGTCGATCGTTTCCTCGACGATGCCATCGAAATCGACGTCGACGCCATTTACGACGGACACGAGCTCTACATCGGCGGCGTGATGGAACACATCGAGGAGGCCGGGATCCACTCGGGTGACTCCAGTTGCACGTTGCCGCCCGTCACCCTGGGACGCGCGGAAATCGACCGCGTCCGAGAGGCCACTCTGGGAATCGCACAGGGCATCGGGGTGCGCGGACTGCTCAACGTGCAGTTCGCCATCGGAGCCGGCGTGCTCTACGTCCTCGAAGCGAACCCGCGCGCCTCGCGCACGGTCCCGTTCGTCGCGAAGGCCCTCGGCATCACCCTTGCCAAGGCCGCGGCCCTCATCATGGTGGGCAAGACCATCGCTGAGCTCAAGGCCTCCGGCCAGCTGCCGGAGATCGACGGCTCGCGGGTGCCCATGGAGGCGCCTGTCGCCGTGAAGGAAGCGGTTCTGCCGTTCAACCGTTTCCGTACACCGGAGGGCGACGTCGTCGACTCCATTCTCGGCCCGGAGATGCGGTCCACCGGCGAGGTCATGGGCATCGACCGTGACTTCCCCCGCGCGTTCGCGAAGAGCCAGCTGGCCGCCTACGGTGGAATCCCGCTCAGCGGAACGGTTTTCGTCTCGGTTTCCGACCGCGACAAGCGTGCCATCATCCTGCCCATGCTGCGCCTGCAGCAGCTGGGCTACGAGATCGCCGCCACCGAGGGCACCGCCGAGGTGCTCCAGCGCAACGGCATCCAGGCCCGGATCGTCACGAAGTACAGCGAGAAGTCCGGCGAGCAGGACGTGTCGATCGTCGAACTGATTCGCCGCGAGGAGGTGCAGATCGTCATCAACACGCCTGGTGGGCGCACGGCACGTGCCGACGGCTACGAGATCCGTGCGGCCGCCGTGGCCGGGGACCTTCCCCTGTTCACGACCATCGCGGAACTCAGCGCGGCGGTTGCCTCCATTGACGCGATTCGTGGCGGTTTCGAGGTGACGTCGCTTCAGGAGTACACCGTCGCGCGGGAGGCACTTCTGTGA
- the carA gene encoding glutamine-hydrolyzing carbamoyl-phosphate synthase small subunit, whose product MVLSVADYKAINRTAPAVLVLEDGKRFEGRAYGSEGQTLGEIVFATGMTGYQETLTDPSYAGQIVLMTAPHIGNTGANDEDMESRRIWVAGFVVRDPARISSNHRATRTLDHDLEEGGIVGICGVDTRAITRHIRDKGAMRSGIFSGDLLELSDGEQLDRVRTGPAMTGRNLSDTVSTVEPFSVPPVGDRIGSVVVLDLGVKQSTLTHLAERGFEVLVLPQSVTAEHVLSLKPSAVFFSNGPGDPAASNAHVTLLQEILRAGVPYFGICFGNQLLGRALGFRTYKLPFGHRGINQPVLDKATGRVEITSQNHGFAVDMPIEGVHESRTGFGRVEVSHYSLNDQVVEGIRCLDLAAFSVQYHPEAAAGPHDANYLFDRFRDVVVERNAAAGAGDGK is encoded by the coding sequence TTGGTGCTCTCAGTCGCCGACTACAAGGCAATCAATCGAACGGCCCCGGCCGTTCTCGTACTCGAAGACGGTAAGCGCTTTGAAGGTCGCGCCTACGGCAGCGAAGGACAAACGCTCGGCGAGATCGTCTTCGCAACCGGAATGACCGGTTACCAGGAGACCCTGACCGATCCCTCGTACGCCGGGCAGATCGTGCTCATGACGGCACCGCACATCGGTAACACCGGCGCCAATGACGAGGACATGGAATCCCGGCGCATCTGGGTCGCCGGTTTCGTGGTGCGCGATCCCGCTCGCATTTCCTCGAACCATCGGGCCACGCGCACGCTCGACCACGACCTCGAGGAGGGCGGCATCGTCGGTATCTGCGGCGTCGACACCCGGGCCATCACCCGCCACATCCGCGATAAGGGCGCCATGCGCTCCGGCATCTTCTCCGGGGACCTTCTTGAACTCTCCGACGGCGAACAGCTGGATCGGGTGCGCACCGGGCCGGCCATGACCGGGCGAAACCTCTCCGACACCGTCTCGACCGTCGAACCCTTCTCTGTGCCGCCCGTGGGTGACCGCATCGGCTCCGTGGTCGTGCTCGACCTCGGCGTCAAGCAGTCGACGCTCACGCACCTCGCCGAACGGGGCTTCGAGGTTCTCGTTCTGCCCCAGTCGGTCACCGCCGAGCACGTGTTGTCACTCAAGCCCTCCGCCGTGTTCTTCTCCAACGGCCCGGGGGACCCGGCCGCGTCGAACGCGCATGTCACGCTGCTGCAGGAGATCCTGCGCGCCGGGGTTCCCTACTTCGGGATCTGTTTCGGCAACCAGTTGCTCGGTCGTGCCCTCGGGTTCCGCACCTACAAGCTGCCCTTCGGCCACCGCGGCATCAACCAGCCCGTGCTGGACAAGGCCACCGGCCGGGTGGAGATCACCTCGCAGAACCACGGCTTCGCGGTCGACATGCCGATCGAAGGCGTGCACGAGTCCCGCACCGGTTTCGGCCGCGTGGAAGTGAGCCACTACAGCCTGAACGACCAGGTCGTCGAAGGCATCCGCTGCCTCGACCTTGCCGCTTTCTCGGTGCAGTACCACCCAGAGGCCGCAGCAGGCCCGCACGACGCAAACTACCTTTTTGATCGGTTCAGGGACGTGGTGGTCGAACGAAACGCGGCCGCCGGAGCAGGAGACGGCAAGTAA
- a CDS encoding dihydroorotase translates to MMPAESSKSQTYLIRGVTLPDGARTDIVLENGRVKQLGTGLSHRGATLVDADGLIALPGLVDLHAHLREPGYEQSETVLTGSQAAARGGFTSVFAMANTSPAQDTAGVVEQVLALGERSGYVQVQPIGAVTVGLKGQQLAEIGAMATSRARVRVFSDDGFCVSDPLLMRRALEYVKAFDGVIAQHSQEPRLTEKAQMNEGALSGELGLVGWPAVAEESIIARDVLLAEHVGSRLHVCHVSTAGSVDVIRWAKARGINVTAEVTPHHLLLTEDLVAGYDARFKVNPPLRRREDVEALRAGLADGTIDIVATDHAPHPIESKDCEWDAAANGMVGLESALSVVHASVVSNGLLGWSDIARVLSATPARIGRLASQGQPIREGGPAHLTLYDASTSRVFTRSDLSGTSVNSPYLSMTLPGVVQATFYQGYATLLDGVLRDAAEVAAAARVQMAEHSNG, encoded by the coding sequence ATGATGCCCGCTGAGTCGAGCAAGAGCCAGACGTACCTGATCCGGGGAGTGACACTTCCCGACGGCGCGCGTACCGACATTGTGCTGGAAAACGGTCGAGTGAAGCAGCTCGGAACGGGCCTGTCCCACCGGGGAGCAACCCTCGTCGACGCCGACGGGCTCATCGCCCTCCCCGGCCTCGTCGACCTGCACGCCCACCTGCGTGAACCAGGCTACGAGCAGAGCGAGACCGTGCTCACCGGAAGCCAGGCCGCCGCGCGCGGCGGCTTCACGAGCGTGTTCGCCATGGCCAACACCTCACCGGCCCAGGACACCGCCGGCGTCGTCGAACAGGTGCTCGCCCTCGGCGAACGTTCCGGTTACGTGCAAGTGCAGCCGATCGGTGCCGTGACCGTGGGCCTGAAGGGCCAGCAACTCGCCGAGATCGGAGCAATGGCCACGAGTCGGGCCCGGGTCCGCGTCTTCTCCGACGACGGCTTCTGCGTGTCAGACCCGCTGCTCATGCGCCGCGCACTCGAATACGTCAAAGCCTTCGACGGCGTCATTGCCCAGCATTCGCAGGAGCCGCGCCTGACCGAAAAGGCACAGATGAACGAGGGCGCGCTGTCGGGGGAACTCGGTCTCGTCGGCTGGCCGGCCGTCGCCGAGGAATCCATCATCGCCCGCGACGTGCTCCTCGCCGAGCACGTGGGTTCTCGCCTGCACGTCTGCCATGTCTCGACGGCCGGTTCGGTTGACGTCATCCGCTGGGCCAAGGCCCGCGGCATCAACGTCACCGCCGAAGTCACCCCACACCACCTGCTGCTCACCGAGGATCTCGTGGCCGGCTACGACGCGCGGTTCAAGGTGAACCCCCCGCTGCGCCGCCGCGAAGACGTCGAGGCGCTGCGCGCCGGGCTCGCCGACGGCACCATTGACATCGTCGCCACCGACCACGCCCCGCACCCGATCGAGTCGAAAGACTGCGAGTGGGATGCCGCGGCGAACGGCATGGTGGGCCTCGAGTCCGCGCTGTCGGTCGTTCACGCATCCGTGGTCTCCAACGGTCTGCTCGGTTGGAGCGACATCGCCCGCGTGCTCTCCGCCACGCCCGCGCGGATCGGACGCCTCGCCTCGCAGGGGCAACCGATCAGGGAAGGCGGCCCGGCCCACCTCACGCTCTACGACGCCTCGACCAGCCGGGTCTTCACCCGCTCCGACCTGTCGGGAACCAGCGTGAACTCGCCGTACCTGTCCATGACGCTTCCAGGCGTCGTGCAGGCCACCTTCTACCAGGGCTACGCCACGCTGCTCGACGGCGTGCTGCGTGACGCCGCGGAGGTCGCTGCCGCCGCTCGCGTTCAGATGGCGGAGCACAGCAATGGATAG
- a CDS encoding aspartate carbamoyltransferase catalytic subunit, with the protein MRHLLTTRDLSRDRAIALLDIAEDMADVSQREVKKLPTLRGKTVVNLFFEDSTRTRISFEAAAKRLSADVINFSAKGSSVSKGESLKDTAQTLAAIGADGVVIRHPASGAPHVLAQSGWIDAGIINAGDGTHEHPTQALLDAFTIRRRIHGAASRGKGLDGVRVTIVGDVLHSRVARSNLWLLPTLGAEVTFVAPPTLLPADTSGWPATFGFDLDAAIDARPNVVMMLRIQAERMSAAFFPTSREYSRAWGLDDARFNRLGTDSIVMHPGPMNRGLEISSAAADSVNSTVLEQVANGVSVRMAALYLLLSGDREDA; encoded by the coding sequence ATGAGGCACCTGCTCACAACGCGCGATCTCAGTCGTGACCGCGCCATCGCGCTCCTCGACATTGCCGAAGACATGGCGGATGTCTCCCAGCGCGAGGTGAAGAAGCTCCCGACGCTGCGCGGAAAGACCGTCGTCAACCTCTTCTTCGAGGACTCCACCCGCACCCGCATCTCCTTCGAAGCCGCCGCCAAACGGCTCAGCGCCGACGTGATCAACTTCAGCGCCAAGGGTTCCAGCGTGTCGAAGGGCGAAAGCCTCAAGGACACCGCACAGACCCTGGCCGCCATCGGCGCCGACGGGGTCGTGATTCGGCACCCGGCGTCGGGCGCACCCCACGTGCTCGCACAGAGCGGGTGGATCGACGCCGGCATCATCAACGCCGGCGACGGCACCCACGAGCACCCGACCCAGGCGCTCCTCGATGCCTTCACCATCCGGCGCCGCATCCACGGTGCGGCCAGCCGCGGCAAGGGACTCGACGGCGTGCGCGTCACGATCGTGGGGGACGTGCTGCACTCGCGTGTCGCCCGCTCAAACCTGTGGCTGCTGCCCACCCTCGGCGCCGAGGTCACCTTCGTCGCACCACCCACCCTGCTGCCAGCCGACACGAGCGGCTGGCCGGCCACCTTCGGCTTCGACCTCGACGCGGCCATTGACGCCCGACCCAACGTGGTCATGATGCTCCGAATCCAGGCCGAACGCATGAGCGCGGCATTTTTTCCCACCAGTCGGGAGTATTCCCGCGCCTGGGGGCTTGACGACGCGCGATTTAATCGACTCGGCACGGATAGCATTGTTATGCACCCTGGCCCGATGAATCGCGGGCTGGAAATATCGTCTGCGGCAGCCGATTCGGTCAATTCGACCGTGCTCGAGCAGGTCGCAAACGGGGTTTCCGTGCGGATGGCCGCGCTGTATCTGCTGCTGTCCGGTGACCGAGAGGATGCATGA
- the pyrR gene encoding bifunctional pyr operon transcriptional regulator/uracil phosphoribosyltransferase PyrR, translating into MLEHIVLTQADITRALTRISHEILESNRGPDNLVILGIPTRGVVLARRIAETIARIEPTATNVQAGSLDVTLYRDDLAHTRTRTPSRTHVPGSIDGATVVLVDDVLYSGRTIRSALDALGDHGRPNIVRLAVLVDRGHRELPIRADFVGRNLPSSTEERINVHLEETDGDEFVSIEGGRVS; encoded by the coding sequence CTGTTGGAACACATTGTGCTCACCCAAGCTGACATCACCCGCGCGTTGACTCGAATCTCCCACGAGATCCTGGAGTCCAATCGGGGTCCAGACAACCTCGTCATCCTCGGCATACCCACCCGCGGCGTGGTCCTCGCCCGGCGGATCGCCGAGACGATCGCTCGGATCGAACCCACCGCCACCAACGTTCAGGCCGGCTCCCTCGACGTGACCCTGTACCGCGACGACCTCGCCCACACACGCACGAGAACGCCATCTCGAACCCACGTGCCGGGAAGCATCGACGGCGCCACGGTCGTGCTCGTCGACGACGTGCTCTACTCCGGCCGCACCATCCGCTCGGCGCTCGACGCGCTCGGCGACCACGGCCGGCCCAACATCGTGCGACTGGCCGTACTCGTCGACCGCGGGCACCGGGAGCTGCCCATCCGCGCCGACTTCGTGGGCCGCAACCTGCCGAGCTCCACCGAGGAACGCATCAACGTGCACCTCGAAGAAACCGACGGCGACGAATTCGTATCGATCGAGGGAGGGCGAGTCTCATGA
- a CDS encoding PadR family transcriptional regulator, translating to MNREALKGHLDLLVLSVLADGPLHGYAVIEQLRTRSDDVFDLAEGTVYPVLHRLEVSGLLESEWSTVAGRRRRSYRLTGPGHAMLSEQSERWHLFSSTVNSVLRSKPWPTTP from the coding sequence ATGAACAGGGAAGCACTCAAGGGTCATCTCGACCTGCTGGTCCTGTCCGTCCTGGCCGACGGACCCCTGCACGGTTATGCCGTCATCGAGCAGTTGCGCACGCGCAGCGACGACGTTTTTGACCTCGCAGAGGGCACCGTCTACCCCGTCCTGCATCGGCTCGAGGTCTCGGGTCTGCTCGAAAGTGAGTGGAGCACGGTCGCGGGTCGCAGGCGCCGGTCATACCGGCTCACCGGTCCCGGACACGCCATGCTCTCGGAGCAGAGCGAACGCTGGCACCTGTTCTCATCAACCGTCAATTCCGTTCTGCGCAGCAAGCCGTGGCCGACTACCCCCTGA